A genomic window from Silene latifolia isolate original U9 population chromosome Y, ASM4854445v1, whole genome shotgun sequence includes:
- the LOC141630945 gene encoding putative protein phosphatase 2C 9: MNDPRNAISNAYVKTDKAILSTNSDLSRGGSTAVTAIIFNGRKLWVANLGDSRAVLSKRGQALQMSVDHEPSTERGSIEDKGGFVSNLPDALVRANARNSRFYHPWYSLNGALQTSVSKMETES, translated from the exons ATGAATGACCCTAGAAATGCGATTTCAAATGCCTATGTGAAAACTGACAAAGCAATTTTGTCTACGAATTCGGACCTTTCAAGAGGTGGTTCAACTGCTGTGACTGCTATTATCTTCAATGGGCGGAAATTATGGGTCGCGAATTTAGGAGATTCTCGAGCAGTTCTATCAAAACGGGGTCAGGCTTTACAGATGAGTGTTGATCATGAACCCAGCACAGAGAGAGGAAGCATTGAGGACAAAGGAGGATTTGTTTCAAATCTGCCAG ATGCCTTAGTGAGAGCAAATGCTAGAAATAGTCGATTTTATCATCCCTGGTACTCCTTGAATGGTGCTCTTCAGACTTCT GTTAGTAAGATGGAAACAGAGAGCTGA